The following coding sequences lie in one Miscanthus floridulus cultivar M001 chromosome 9, ASM1932011v1, whole genome shotgun sequence genomic window:
- the LOC136483455 gene encoding root phototropism protein 2-like — MDRITQWVSSQEVVPADLTVRIADSVFPLHKAVMVPKCGYIRRAVAAAASQPQGLGAGAVELDLSALPGGADAFEKAARYCYGGSLEIMARDAAALRCAAAFLDAPDLARRAEDFLAQDALRSLPGAIAVLRSCECDALLPAADELDVARRAADAVALGVCNEALFPTARPGAGAPGCWAAELAELSPATFRRVLTALRCRRAGPEVVAAAAVAYAELVLAGILAPAAAPGPGRRDVAVVRADVEQRALLEAVVDALPPAADAPLPAAFLCRLLHAAVTAEASAKTCRDMELRVAGVLDQATAEDLLGVALDGAGERVRNDDTVRRVVAAFVERQQRQPQTQEGRRSSLAGAGDSDGGVALEKVAKMVDEVAAEMATEESLPISKFVGVAGAVPKDARPSHDFLYRAVDIYLKTHPGLDEIEREKVCSVMDPLRLSYQARLHASQNKRLPLHAVLSALYYDQLKLRSADGGGAGGGAEGGWETQSAAGKARAQARADSSLARENEALTSELARMRAYVSGMQQHSKGSGSRPSSSLVPAAAGKKATFLGSVSRTLSRLNPFKGGWAKDTASIADGRDRSAMHVVKPKRRRFSIG, encoded by the exons ATGGACAGGATCACCCAGTG GGTGTCGTCCCAGGAGGTCGTCCCCGCCGACCTCACCGTCCGGATCGCCGACTCCGTCTTCCCTCTCCACAAG GCGGTGATGGTGCCCAAGTGCGGCTACATCCGCcgcgccgtggcggcggcggcgagccagCCGCAGGGCTTGGGGGCCGGCGCCGTGGAGCTGGACCTCTCTGCGCTGCCGGGCGGCGCCGACGCCTTCGAGAAGGCGGCGCGCTACTGCTACGGCGGCAGCCTGGAGATCATGGCGCGAGACGCGGCGGCGCTCCGCTGCGCCGCGGCGTTCCTCGACGCCCCCGACCTGGCCCGCCGCGCCGAGGACTTCCTCGCGCAGGACGCGCTCCGGTCGCTGCCCGGCGCCATCGCCGTGCTCCGGTCCTGCGAGTGCGACGCGCTCCTCCCGGCTGCCGACGAGCTCGACGTCGCGCGCCGCGCCGCGGACGCCGTCGCGCTCGGGGTGTGCAACGAGGCACTGTTCCCGACGGCGCGGCCGGGGGCGGGGGCGCCCGGGTGCTGGGCGGCCGAGCTCGCCGAGCTGTCGCCGGCGACGTTCCGGAGGGTGCTCACGGCTCTGCGGTGCCGCCGCGCGGGACCGGAGGTGGTCGCCGCCGCGGCCGTCGCGTACGCGGAGCTCGTCCTGGCCGGGATCCTCGCGCCTGCGGCGGCGCCCGGGCCCGGCCGCCGGGACGTCGCCGTCGTCCGGGCGGACGTGGAACAGCGCGCGCTGCTCGAGGCTGTCGTGGACGCGCTGCCTCCCGCCGCCGACGCGCCCCTGCCGGCCGCGTTCCTCTGCCGCCTCCTGCACGCCGCGGTGACCGCCGAGGCGTCCGCCAAGACGTGCCGCGACATGGAGCTCCGCGTGGCGGGCGTGCTGGACCAGGCCACCGCGGAGGACCTGCTGGGCGTCGCGCTCGACGGCGCCGGGGAGCGCGTCAGGAACGACGACACCGTGCGCCGCGTCGTCGCCGCGTTCGTCGAGCGCCAGCAGAGGCAGCCGCAGACGCAGGAGGGCCGGCGGTCGTCCCTGGCCGGAGCAGGAGATAGCGACGGAGGAGTCGCGCTGGAGAAGGTGGCGAAGATGGTGGACGAGGTGGCGGCGGAGATGGCGACGGAGGAGTCGCTGCCCATCTCCAAGTTCGTGGGCGTGGCGGGCGCGGTTCCCAAGGACGCGCGGCCGTCGCACGACTTCCTGTACCGCGCCGTGGACATCTACCTCAAGACGCACCCGGGGCTGGACGAGATCGAGCGGGAGAAGGTGTGCAGCGTCATGGACCCGCTCAGGCTGTCGTACCAGGCGCGGCTGCACGCGTCACAGAACAAGCGGCTGCCGCTGCATGCCGTGCTCAGCGCGCTCTACTACGACCAGCTCAAGCTCCGCagcgcggacggcggcggcgccggtggcGGCGCGGAGGGAGGGTGGGAGACGCAGTCGGCCGCCGGGAAGGCCCGTGCACAGGCGCGGGCGGACTCGTCGCTGGCAAGGGAGAACGAGGCGCTAACGTCGGAGCTGGCGCGGATGCGGGCCTACGTGTCGGGGATGCAGCAGCACAGCAAGGGGAGCGGGTCGAGGCCGTCGTCGTCGCtggtgccggcggcggcggggaagaAGGCTACCTTCTTGGGGTCGGTGTCCCGGACGTTGAGCCGGCTGAACCCGTTCAAGGGCGGGTGGGCCAAGGACACCGCCAGCATCGCCGACGGACGTGACAGAAGTGCCATGCATGTGGTCAAGCCCAAGAGGAGAAGGTTCTCCATTGGCTAA